The region GAAATCAAGCATCGCCTTTGATCCGGGCTTCACATCCCAAGTGTTGTTGTGATAATTGCGACCATAAGGCGAAGACAAATCTGGAGAATAGGAATTTCCGTAAATAGTATCACTCACCCACTCCCAAGCATTTCCGCCAAAGTCCCAAATCACCGCACCACTTGCGAGCACAAAAGTACGACGCTCTTCGCCCTTACCTTTCATGCCATCATAAGGATTCGCAGTGTTTGAAATCGCAATCGGCTCACTCCAGCCCGAGTAGTATCCCGTATACAAGTGGCCCGCAAGTTTTTCACCGCCCGACCAGTTCTCGCCACGATTGTAAATTTCAAGTGCTGCCGCATTCCATTCAGCGTTTGTTGGCAAACGATACGTAATACCCAAAGCTGTACAAGCCGCCGCCGCCGTTGATTTGTTCGCAAGCCAAGGCTTACCGGAAGCCGTCGAAACTGCCGAGCCAGAACTTTGTTTCATCTCAAACTTAGCGATACAGAATGCCGATGTTCCTAGGGAAGCATTTGCACCCACCAACTCAAAATTTGCCGGGCATCCCACCACCGGTGTCGGAGATGGCGAAGGACTCGGTGTCGGTGACGGCGAAGGCGTCACCGTTGGAGAAGGTGTAACCGTGGGCTCTGGTAAGGGCGTAACAGTTGGAGAAGGACTAGGACTCACCGTCGGCTCCGGTGAAGGCATAGCTGTAGGCGACGGAGTTACTGTGGGCGACGGGCTTACAGTCGGAGTTGCCGTTACCGTCGGCTCCGGTGATGGCGTTACTGTCGGAGCTGGTGATGGCTCCGCTGTCGGAGAGGGAGAGACAGTCGGCGCAGGAGAAACAGTGGGCGCAGGAGATGGCTCCGCAGTCGGAGCCGGGCTTGCCGTGGGAGAGGGGCTTGCGGTAGCTGTTGGACTCGGCGTGGGTGCCGGCGACTGAGACGTGTCTTCCGGTAAAGCAGCTACATTCCCCGCATCTCCACTGCCACCCGATGAACACGAAACCAAGAAACTCGTCATCGTGAAGCAGACAAAACTAGTGATCAAAAAACTTTTCATTCAAGTTTCCTTTAAGGCATTCAAGGTTTCTTGTGTTCTCTACGACTTATTTTTACCGGTCCTTAACAAATCTCCGAGAAACTTTTGTGTTCACGCAAAAATGTAGACCTTCGCCTTCAGAGAAAAGGCTAGAGCTTCCCCGCAAATGTGAGGAGGCCCCTGATTCGTAAAACCGTTATTCGGTGCGGCCAAAACGTCCTAAAACTGCTTATTTGTTGCGCTTTTCAAGATAAAAAACTTTCCAAACTTTACTCTGCCAGAGGGGTTTGCTAGCTTCCTTCAAACGCACCAAACAGAAGACTCTGGAGACTTGAGTACTATGAAGGGCCTAAAAGTATTTACCGCTAATTCCAATCCTGAGCTGGCAAAGAAGGTAGCTGCGGCTGCCGGTATCGAACTCGGTTTTTCCGAGGTCAGCACGTTCGCCGATGGCGAGATCCAAGTTGAAATTCATGAAAGTGTTCGTGGTCAGAATGTCTTTGTTATCCAAAGCACATGCCCGCCCGTGAACCAAAGCTATATGGAGCTTTTCGTGATGCTAGATGCTCTTCGCCGGGCTTCGGCAGCTTCCATCACCGCTGTAATCCCGTATTTCGGGTATGCTCGCCAAGACAGAAAGGTCGCCCCGCGCGCCCCTATCTCCGCGAAATTGATGGCAGATTTGATTGTTTCAGCGGGCGCCACTCGTGTGGTTTGCGTCGATTTGCATGCAGCCCAAATCCAAGGCTTCTTTAACATTCCGGTGGATCACTTGTTTGCAATTCCAACCCTGGCAAGAGCTTGGCGCGAATCCCATGGAATCGGCCCTGACTTTGTTGCAGTGAGTCCCGACGCCGGAGGGGTGGAAAGAACCCGCGCCTTCGCCAAACGCATTGAATCCTCCATGGCGATTATCGATAAACGCCGTTCCGGTCCGAACGAGGCCAAAGCGCTTCATCTGATCGGGGATGTCACTGGGAAAACCGCTGTGATCGTGGACGATATGATCGATACGGCTGGAACCCTTACACAAGCAGTTGACAGTCTCTATAAGAATGGGGCAAAACGTGTGTTCGCTGTTGCAACGCACCCTGTTTTATCAGGCCCTGCCATCGCCCGCTTGAAGGACAGCCCAATCGAAAAAGTTTGGGTGACCGACACGATTCCATTATCGGAAGCGGCGAAAACTTGCGGAAAAATCGAAGTGGTGTCTGTCGCTCCAGTTTTGGCTGAAGCAATCAAACGTATCCACGGAAACGATTCCGTCAGCAGCCTTTTTGATTAATTAATTAGTTCGGCAATAGCCGAATTTGAAACAACCAATCCTCTATCGGACTAGAAGGAAGACAAAATGAAAAACAGAATCGAACTAAACGTTGAAGCTCGTCAAACTGGTAAAGGTAACAGCCGCGAATTGCGCGTTAACCGCCAAGTTCCTGCAGTTATCTACGGTGCTATCTCTCCAGTAAACGTAACAGTTTCTGAAAAAGACGTTGTTAAGTACAACACTCGTGCTTACGAAAATGCTCTTTTCAATCTTAAATCTGGCGAAAAATCTGCTAACGGTATCGTTGTACTTGTTAAAAAAGTTGACGTTCACCCAGTTTCTCGTCGTCCACAACACGTTGATTTCTACGCTCTTGATCTTAAAAAAGCAGTTCGCGTTAACGTTGAAGTACGTCTTGAAGGTAAACCAGTTGGTTTGTCTGAAGGCGGTATGTTGAACGTAGTTAACCGTCAAATCGAGATCGAAGTTCTTCCAACTGAGATCCCAGAATTCTTCACTGCTGACATCTCTAACTTGGCAGTAGGCGACGCTCTTCACGCATCTGACGTGAAAATCACTGGCTCTGCTAAATTGATCTCTTCTGGCGACACAACTATCGCAGTTGTTTCTGCTCAAGAAGAAGAAGTTGTTGCAGCTCCAGTTGCTGCTGCTCCAGCTGCCGCTGCTGCTCCTGCTGCAGGCGCGAAAGCTGCTCCAGCTGCTGCAAAACCAGCTGCGAAAAAATAGTTTACATTACTCCGACGACGTCGGAGTTCAGACAACTGTTGCAGTTCCAAAAAGGCGGCTCTTATCGAGCTGCCTTTTTTTTTGAATTTGATCGAGGTTATTTATGTCTTCATGGCTTATCGTCGGCTTAGGAAATCCTGGTGGAGAGTACAAGCTTACTCGTCACAATATTGGTTTCATGGCTGTCGACTACTTCATGCAGGGGTTGGGCAATCCATCCATTAAGAACCAATTCAAAGCCGAAGTGGCGCAAGCAACTTGGCAAGGTCACACGCTTTATTTCTGTAAACCGCAAACATACATGAATCTGTCTGGAGAGTCAGTGCAGCCTTTGATGGGCTACTATAAAATCCCTCAAGAGCACCTGATCGTGATTCATGACGATATCGACCAACCATTTAATCAAATGAAGATTCATAAAAATCGCGGTCACGGTGGCCACAACGGAATCAAAAGTATCTCGCAATTATTGGGCTCTCAGGATTATGCCCGTCTTAAATTGGGCGTTGGCCGGCCAGAAAACCCAAATTATCCCGTAGCTGACTATGTCTTGGGTAAATTTACGAAAGAGGAGTTCGACAAAATGCCGGATTTCCTAAACAAAGGTATCGACGCTATTGAGAGCATCATTCTAGATGGTATTCAAAAAGCTTCGACAAAATTCAACGGGTAAGCTACATTTCCCCGTGTTATATTAGAACTCATTGCAAAACCTCAATCTCAAGGCGCGAGGAGGAAGCTGTACGACTCGTACAGCGACGACGAAGCAACGAAGCGAATGAGATTTTGCAATGAGTTCTTTTCTTAGGAGTTACTATGGCATTACAAGTCGGTATCGTCGGTCTTCCGAATGTTGGTAAAAGTACGCTTTTCAATGCGTTGACTTCAGCTAAGGCTGAGGCTGCCAACTACCCTTTCTGTACAATCGATCCGAACGTGGGTGTGGTAACAGTTCCAGATCCTCGCATGGATAAAATCACGTCCTTCATCAAGCCACAAAAAGTCATTCCAACTACTATGGAATTCGTGGACATCGCAGGTATCGTCAAAGGCGCTTCTCAAGGTGAAGGTCTAGGAAACCAGTTCCTTTCACACATCCGCCAAACAGATGCTATCGTTCATGTGGTTCGTTGTTTTGATGATCCAAATATCGTACACGTTGCGGGTTCTGTAGACCCCATCCGTGACATCGAAATCATCAACACGGAGTTGTTGTTGGCCGATTTGGATTCAGTTGAAAAACGTCTTCAACGTATCGAAAAACAAGCCAAGAATTCCACCGACAAGAAATTGAAAATGGAAGTTGAGGTCGCTAAGAAAGTTCAAGAAGCCTTGGGCAAAGGTTTGCCTGCACGCTCTGTAACTTTAGATGACATGGAAGCACCGTTGTTGCGCGAAATGCATTTGCTAACTGCTAAGCCAGTTCTTTACGCAATGAACGTTTCAGACTCTGATTTCGCAGCGGGTGGCAATGACTGGACAAAAGCGGTTATTGCTCGCGCAGCTGAAGAGAATAATAAAACGATCATGATCTGTTCTGCGATGGAAGCAGAGATCGCATTGTTGCCACCTGAAGATCGTGCAGACTTCTTGGCAGCATTGGGTGCTGAAGAGCCGGGTTTGAACCGTTTGATCCGTGAAGCTTACACGCTTTTGGGTCTACAAACTTACTTCACTGCCGGTGAAAAAGAAGTTCGTGCTTGGACGATCCGTGCAAACACAAAAGCTCCACAGGCAGCTGGCGTGATCCACACGGACTTTGAAAAAGGTTTCATTCGTGCTGAAACGTACCACTGCGAAGATTTGTTCACTTACAAATCCGAACAAGCCGTCAAAGACGCTGGTAAATACCGTGTTGAAGGTAAAGAGTACGTAGTTAAAGATGGCGACGTCTTATTCTTCCGTTTCAACGTTTAGGTTCCAGATCCTATTTAATATCTCACCGCATAAAGGCTCTCTTCGGAGAGCCTTTTTCTTTTTCTCTACGGCGTATATTTCTACTCACAAACATTAATGCGGAAGCACTGCGGAGCTCTTGACCTCGGTGACCTCAAGAACTTTACTGAGCTCGCAATAAAACAAGTGAGGAATAATGATTCAAAGACTTCTGATCGCGATTGTCGCAATCATTTTGCTATCCCCTATGACGTCCGCATTTGCCGCGAAAGTCACTGATGGAGACATTCATAAGGGTGATTTCAGATGGTTCCAATTCAACCTTATGCAGTCCATCGACAACAAGATTCCATTTCAGAATCAACAGGACACCTATTTTGAAATGGAATTTGGGGGTCGCTCAGGGATTATAGATCTGTATGGTTATTTGGATATCTTTGATATTTTCAATTCACCCAACAGCGATCGCCACGGAGACACTTCGAATCCGAATGCTCAAGACGATAACTTCTTCTTTAAATTCTCTCCGCGTTTTTCATTGGATTATATGACTCGTTCGGATCTTTCATTGGGTCCTGTACAAGAGCTTTATATCGCAACTTTGTTCAATGTTGGTGATCGCGCGTTGTTCGAAGAATACATCGGTCTTGGCTCTGATATTCAAGTTCCATGGCTTGGCAAATTGGGTGCAAACCTAATGGCTCGTCATGTGCGCGAAAATTATGGTGCAAACGATGAAGGTTCTTGGAATGGATATATCCTTTCCACAAACTGGTTTAAGCCTTTTGTTGAATTCCAAAATCAATCCTTCATCACTTGGCAGGGTTATTTGGATTATAAATTCGGAGCTGATAAAATCGCTGACGATGTAGATCGTACGTCTTGGTCCCTGGAATGGTTCAATGGTTTTTACTGGCATTCAAAGCAGTACGCTGTGGGTTATGGTTTAAAGTACTACCAGAATATGGCACTCTTTAAGTCCGGCGGTATTGCAGGTGAGACCTCAGGTTTTGGCCACTATTTAGATCTGACTTATAAATTCTAAGTTTCATCCCTTGAAAAGACCTCCTCCAAAGAGGTCTTTTTTTTATGAAATACTGACTTTTTTTGTTGGTAGGTGCGAAGTCATTGGGCAGCCTCTTTCACTCGTGTAAGATCTAAACTCACTTTGTCTCGCTATGAGACAGTGGCATGACTTGCAGTAGTTTCTATCCATGAACTTCAAAATTCGCGTTTCAAGCCTATTGCTTCTTGCCCTGACCGCTTTAGGCAGTCTTTCGGCAATGGCTTATCCATCAACTCCGGTGGAAAAAATCTGCGATCAGTATCCTAAGCGCTCGAAGCTCCTGGGCGAAGCAGAGTTCGAGATGATCCAAAAAGAGTTGATAAACTATCCCGCTGATTGGCTGCAGGAGTTCTGCCTTGGAAATCCGGAACTGGTTTTAAATAACGGAGTGATGACTATTTACCGCCATGGTCAGAAGAACGCCATTATTCTGATAAATCGAGACAGGAACGTAGCCGATATTGCTTTCGCTGAAATCAGTTTTGATTACAGTATTGCCCAGGCCGCAGTTACCATGTCGGACGGAATTCAAATTCCCACGTTAGTGTTTAAGCCTAGTTTAAAAAAGGCAACCACAGTTCCAGCCCTACTTGTCCGCTCCCCCTACTTTTCAAAAGGCATCAGCTTTACAAACTATCTTGCAGCGGTGAAAAACGGGATAGCAGTCGTTCTGCAACCAGCTCGCGGGACATCAAATGCTCCGGGTGATTTTGAGTGGTTGAATTGGAAACAAGAAGCGAAAGACGCCAACGCCACAATGAATTGGATCACCCAGCAAAAGTGGTTTAACGGTGATATCTATGCTGCGGGAGTTTCTTACGACGGCTTTTTAGCTCTTGCGGCTGCAACAACAAATCACCCCGCTCTTCAAGCGGCATTACCGACCAGTGCTCCCTGGAATCCCAGTGCAGACAGTTTATCGGCTCATGGTAACGGTGTCCTTGCGATGAAATACACAACCGGGCTTAATTGGGATGGCAATACTCGTCCCGCAGCGATCGATAAGCTAGCTCGGACATCAAAAAACTATGATGAACTTTTAGAAAATGCTCGGCGAACATTCGGCGTCCATTTGCGCTCTTTGACCCAGAAACAGTTGGCTAAAAAATCAGAAGATTTCTTAGCCGCGCTGAAGAAGACCAAAGCGACGATGATTTACAGTTATGGTTTTCGTGACGACCAAGACAGTCGCGATGTCATCAATTTAGCAAAACATATGCAGGGCTTGAAAAATCATTATTTTGTAACTCATGGATATGGGCACAGTGGCTTCATATCCCTTTCCATGTTGACGAATATGCATACAGAAGGAAAAGCATCCGCTTCTGAGATTTCTAAAAGCGTTTCCACGTTTTTTAAAAGTAAATCTGCCTGCTTAGTCTCCACTGACAACCAAGGACTTTTCGTTAAGAACTGCAGTGATGATGTGAACACGATTTGGAAGGTTGGCCGTGTGGTGGTCACTTTAGATCAGCCTCTTCATTCTGAAAAAGGCATCATTAATCCGATGTGGAGCAACCCTGCGAAGGCGAATGTTCTTGGTCAACGCAAAATAAAACTAAAAATAACCGCTCCAGCCAAGGACCTGACTATCGCAATTGATACGGTCAGTGTGCAGGATGGAAAAATGGAGTTTGATACGCAAGCATCGGGAAGCGAAATTATTCATTTGAAAAAAGGCACAAATAACTACGAAATAACCTCTCAGCATGAGTTTTTTGAATTCCAACCAACAGCTTATGGGCTTTATATAAGAAATATTAATTATCTGACTGGAGAGATTTTAGAAAATTCCATCCTGACCCTTGAGTCAGTTAGTTATGATTTGCCCTTGTATTAAAAGAAGCAACCTAAAGACTTTTATCAATCGCGAATTTCGTCGAGCAGGATGTGGAAACTCCACACGGTTAAGAACAAGATCAGGCTAGGAAATAGGATTAGATGAGGAAAACTTGAAAGCGTTTTCCACCCTTCACTGACTAAGATTCCCCAACTTGTATAAGGTGGATGAACACCGATTCCGATAAAGCTCATGAAACTTTCATAAAGAATGTTTGTCGGTATTTGCACAGCAACTAAGACCAACAAGGTGCTTCCGATATTGGGCAAGATATGACGAAGAACGATGTGCGCACTGTTTCCACCTAAAGCAATCGCTGCATCCACAAACGGCTTACGCTTAGTTTCAATAACCATCCCTCGGGTCACACGAGCCATATTAATCCAATGAGTGGCCGAAATCCCCACACACAAGCCCACGATTGCGGCCCACTGCGGATCTTGAATAGGTAAAATCAGCTGAACGCTTAAGCAAATCACTGCAACCAAGATAAAACTGGGGATAGCCATCAGTATATCGCAAAAACGCATCATTATGCGATCTACAAAGCCTTCAAACCACCCGGCCACAGCGCCATAAACGAAACCAATCAGGAAAGTTAAAATCGCGCAGACCACGCCCACAGTCAGGGAAACGCGGGCCCCCAACAAGACACGCGCAAATAAATCTCGTCCTAAAGAATCGGTACCAAACCAGTGCAGCGATGAAGGGGCTTGAAGAATTTGATCAATATTTTGCTCAAAGCCTTGTGAAAAAAAGACCGGAGCCAGGATCACCCCGACCACTAAGAAACTGAGATATAGGGCTGCAAGAATTACGAGAGGGCGCTTCATGCCTCGTCCCTCATTCTTGGATCAGCGGCTCTCATCAAAACATCGATGAAAGAGTTTACCAAAATTAGCATTGAACCATAAAACAATGTTAAACCGACAATCAAAGTGTAATCGCGATCAGACAAGGCCATAATGAATTGCCCGCCTAAGCCAGGAATAGCAAAAAGCATTTCAACCAAAAATGAGCCCGACAGCATCCCGACCAACAAGGGTCCCAGATAACTTAAAAATGGAATCAAAGAATTACGAAGAACGTGACGGACGATAATATCCCATTCTTCAACACCTTTAGATTTTGCCGTGCGCACATAGTCCATATCGTAGTTCTGTTTTAAAGAGGTTTTCAGAATGCGCACTAGAGATGCTAATGGGCGAACTCCTAAAGTCAGAATAGGTAAAATGTAATTGCGTGGCTCGGATAAAAAGGCCGTCGGCAGAAGGTCCAAATAAAAACCAAAAAGGTAGATCAACAAAGGTCCCCAGAACAGACTTGGCAAGGAAATGAATGTAATCATTAATTGATCCACTCCCTTTTCAAACCAACTGTCACGGTAACGTTGAGAAAGTAAAGACAATGCAAATGCTGCCAAGATCACTAACACCAAGGTCGCCAGATTCAAACTTAAAGTATTGCCAAAGCCTTTGGCGATGATCGAAGACACCTGCTGATCAGGATGCGCCATCGACACACCTAAATCACCATGCAATAAAGAAGTAAGATATTTAAATGATTGAGTCAGTGTGGATTGTTGCAGACCCCACTGTTCGGACAGCGTCGCCTTCACTGTTGGGTGAAGAGCAGCTTCATCATCAAAGGGTCCACCAGGTAAAGCTTTGAGCAATAAAAAACTAAGCGCCACTAGCACCGCCAGTGACGCAAAGATCTCGAAAGACTTTTTAATAAGAAAACGTACCCAGTTGTTACTCAATGCTGCCAATTCCTAAAAATTCATTTACGCGCGAGCAACTCAGCGGTTGGGCGTCGATCGTGCGTTAGATGTCGTCCCAATTTTCCTTACCTACCAGCTCCGCATTGACCTTAACAGGCACTGCTTCTGACAGATAAGGGAAAAGATCCTTTTTGTTGCCGTACAATTTTGAATAAACATATGCATTTGATACTACACGTTTTACATAGTTGCGTGTTTCAAGGAATGGGATGTGTTCAATGAACTCATCCGTTTCCAAAGTACCGAAAGACACCAACCAGTTTTTCACACGGTGTGGACCCGCATTGTAACCGGCCGCCACCAAGGGAATGGTGTTATCAAATCTATCCATCAAACG is a window of Bdellovibrio sp. SKB1291214 DNA encoding:
- a CDS encoding SUMF1/EgtB/PvdO family nonheme iron enzyme translates to MKSFLITSFVCFTMTSFLVSCSSGGSGDAGNVAALPEDTSQSPAPTPSPTATASPSPTASPAPTAEPSPAPTVSPAPTVSPSPTAEPSPAPTVTPSPEPTVTATPTVSPSPTVTPSPTAMPSPEPTVSPSPSPTVTPLPEPTVTPSPTVTPSPSPTPSPSPSPTPVVGCPANFELVGANASLGTSAFCIAKFEMKQSSGSAVSTASGKPWLANKSTAAAACTALGITYRLPTNAEWNAAALEIYNRGENWSGGEKLAGHLYTGYYSGWSEPIAISNTANPYDGMKGKGEERRTFVLASGAVIWDFGGNAWEWVSDTIYGNSYSPDLSSPYGRNYHNNTWDVKPGSKAMLDFTGMADVPKRDVYMGNLFGGSSGKVIRGGANCVNSKGTVGIFTANIGDITANELQSPASWGISIMNVGFRCVATPGQY
- a CDS encoding ribose-phosphate diphosphokinase: MKGLKVFTANSNPELAKKVAAAAGIELGFSEVSTFADGEIQVEIHESVRGQNVFVIQSTCPPVNQSYMELFVMLDALRRASAASITAVIPYFGYARQDRKVAPRAPISAKLMADLIVSAGATRVVCVDLHAAQIQGFFNIPVDHLFAIPTLARAWRESHGIGPDFVAVSPDAGGVERTRAFAKRIESSMAIIDKRRSGPNEAKALHLIGDVTGKTAVIVDDMIDTAGTLTQAVDSLYKNGAKRVFAVATHPVLSGPAIARLKDSPIEKVWVTDTIPLSEAAKTCGKIEVVSVAPVLAEAIKRIHGNDSVSSLFD
- a CDS encoding 50S ribosomal protein L25, with the protein product MKNRIELNVEARQTGKGNSRELRVNRQVPAVIYGAISPVNVTVSEKDVVKYNTRAYENALFNLKSGEKSANGIVVLVKKVDVHPVSRRPQHVDFYALDLKKAVRVNVEVRLEGKPVGLSEGGMLNVVNRQIEIEVLPTEIPEFFTADISNLAVGDALHASDVKITGSAKLISSGDTTIAVVSAQEEEVVAAPVAAAPAAAAAPAAGAKAAPAAAKPAAKK
- the pth gene encoding aminoacyl-tRNA hydrolase, producing the protein MSSWLIVGLGNPGGEYKLTRHNIGFMAVDYFMQGLGNPSIKNQFKAEVAQATWQGHTLYFCKPQTYMNLSGESVQPLMGYYKIPQEHLIVIHDDIDQPFNQMKIHKNRGHGGHNGIKSISQLLGSQDYARLKLGVGRPENPNYPVADYVLGKFTKEEFDKMPDFLNKGIDAIESIILDGIQKASTKFNG
- the ychF gene encoding redox-regulated ATPase YchF; this translates as MALQVGIVGLPNVGKSTLFNALTSAKAEAANYPFCTIDPNVGVVTVPDPRMDKITSFIKPQKVIPTTMEFVDIAGIVKGASQGEGLGNQFLSHIRQTDAIVHVVRCFDDPNIVHVAGSVDPIRDIEIINTELLLADLDSVEKRLQRIEKQAKNSTDKKLKMEVEVAKKVQEALGKGLPARSVTLDDMEAPLLREMHLLTAKPVLYAMNVSDSDFAAGGNDWTKAVIARAAEENNKTIMICSAMEAEIALLPPEDRADFLAALGAEEPGLNRLIREAYTLLGLQTYFTAGEKEVRAWTIRANTKAPQAAGVIHTDFEKGFIRAETYHCEDLFTYKSEQAVKDAGKYRVEGKEYVVKDGDVLFFRFNV
- a CDS encoding outer membrane protein OmpK; translated protein: MIQRLLIAIVAIILLSPMTSAFAAKVTDGDIHKGDFRWFQFNLMQSIDNKIPFQNQQDTYFEMEFGGRSGIIDLYGYLDIFDIFNSPNSDRHGDTSNPNAQDDNFFFKFSPRFSLDYMTRSDLSLGPVQELYIATLFNVGDRALFEEYIGLGSDIQVPWLGKLGANLMARHVRENYGANDEGSWNGYILSTNWFKPFVEFQNQSFITWQGYLDYKFGADKIADDVDRTSWSLEWFNGFYWHSKQYAVGYGLKYYQNMALFKSGGIAGETSGFGHYLDLTYKF
- a CDS encoding CocE/NonD family hydrolase → MNFKIRVSSLLLLALTALGSLSAMAYPSTPVEKICDQYPKRSKLLGEAEFEMIQKELINYPADWLQEFCLGNPELVLNNGVMTIYRHGQKNAIILINRDRNVADIAFAEISFDYSIAQAAVTMSDGIQIPTLVFKPSLKKATTVPALLVRSPYFSKGISFTNYLAAVKNGIAVVLQPARGTSNAPGDFEWLNWKQEAKDANATMNWITQQKWFNGDIYAAGVSYDGFLALAAATTNHPALQAALPTSAPWNPSADSLSAHGNGVLAMKYTTGLNWDGNTRPAAIDKLARTSKNYDELLENARRTFGVHLRSLTQKQLAKKSEDFLAALKKTKATMIYSYGFRDDQDSRDVINLAKHMQGLKNHYFVTHGYGHSGFISLSMLTNMHTEGKASASEISKSVSTFFKSKSACLVSTDNQGLFVKNCSDDVNTIWKVGRVVVTLDQPLHSEKGIINPMWSNPAKANVLGQRKIKLKITAPAKDLTIAIDTVSVQDGKMEFDTQASGSEIIHLKKGTNNYEITSQHEFFEFQPTAYGLYIRNINYLTGEILENSILTLESVSYDLPLY
- a CDS encoding ABC transporter permease: MKRPLVILAALYLSFLVVGVILAPVFFSQGFEQNIDQILQAPSSLHWFGTDSLGRDLFARVLLGARVSLTVGVVCAILTFLIGFVYGAVAGWFEGFVDRIMMRFCDILMAIPSFILVAVICLSVQLILPIQDPQWAAIVGLCVGISATHWINMARVTRGMVIETKRKPFVDAAIALGGNSAHIVLRHILPNIGSTLLVLVAVQIPTNILYESFMSFIGIGVHPPYTSWGILVSEGWKTLSSFPHLILFPSLILFLTVWSFHILLDEIRD
- a CDS encoding ABC transporter permease — protein: MSNNWVRFLIKKSFEIFASLAVLVALSFLLLKALPGGPFDDEAALHPTVKATLSEQWGLQQSTLTQSFKYLTSLLHGDLGVSMAHPDQQVSSIIAKGFGNTLSLNLATLVLVILAAFALSLLSQRYRDSWFEKGVDQLMITFISLPSLFWGPLLIYLFGFYLDLLPTAFLSEPRNYILPILTLGVRPLASLVRILKTSLKQNYDMDYVRTAKSKGVEEWDIIVRHVLRNSLIPFLSYLGPLLVGMLSGSFLVEMLFAIPGLGGQFIMALSDRDYTLIVGLTLFYGSMLILVNSFIDVLMRAADPRMRDEA